The genomic window AGATTCGCATACCCCCAATGTGGACTACCTGAGCAGCAACAACCGCTGGGTCTGCACCCCACCGGGGTAACTCAAGTGGGTGAGGTAAACGCCCGAGGCCACCTCAACACCCCGCTCGTCGCGGGCGTCCCAGAAGACCTGGTAGAAGCCAGCGGCCTGGAACTTATTCACCAGTGTGCGCACTGGCTGCCCCAGAGTGTTGTAGATCACCAGACGCACCGGACCTGGCACGGCCAGACCGTAGGGAATCACGGTGGAACTGTTGAAAGGATTGGGATGATTCGGCTCCAGGCTGCTTGTGACCGGGACCGCTGCCCCTCCCACCTTCTTGCTCGCGGCCAGTCCTTCCACGGCAACCACGCGCACACCCCCGCCCAGAGGCAGTTCCAAAACCTGACGTCGGTTGTCGTTGAGAGGAATGCTGTGCCACTGGCCCACAATCTCCCCGCCAGCGGTCCGTGCCCGAGCCAGATAGTAGCCATTCACCTGGTCCTCAGAGGTAATGGTCAGAACGACGCGGCCGTCTATGCCTGTGGTATCCCTCCAGGCGTAGTGAGGCTGGCGACCAGCGATGGCGCGCGAAAACTCGACGATCAAATCTGCCACCGCGTCTCCCAGCACAGTGGCCTCCACTTCCGTGCGGTGCGGGGGCCGTGGACCGGCGTCCGCGGTAGCACTCGGCCTTTTGATTCGGACGGCTGCGGCATGAATATCGCTCAGATTCCTAGTGCTGGTCGCATCGGACAGAAAGGTCCGAAAGACATGGGTCAGGGTACCGGTTGACCCATCGCCTTCAAGTGTGACAACACCGAACCCGGAACAACTGCCCAGTGATGCGTGCTTCACGGAGAACGGGTGCGGCCCTCGGAAGGCGACGAGGATCATTCGACCATCGGGAGAAATATCCAGGAAGTCTGGGGCGGGATCGTCGTTGAATTCGTACCCCTCTCCATCTTGATTGACAAACGGAGCCGGGTCGCCGATACACAACCCTGACCCGGTAAGATCTATGGTGGCTGCATGGGCCTCTGCCTGTTCGAAAAGCGTTGCATTGGGGTCATTGATGATCTTACCTATATCGAATACTTCCGCATTGTTCTGGATTCGATCAAACTGATACAGGTAGGGATGGGTAGGCGAAATATCCATGCCGTGTGCATCACGGCGATCGGCGAGTTCCGCCTCGGAAGTGATGTTCATCTTTTTTTCTTCGTAGAACTTTATGACCGGAGGCTCGTTGGGTACGGTATAGGGGGCTGCGCCATCCGGATAGTCCAGTGGCAGACGATACAAGATGAATGTCGAATCATCGGCTCCTGAATCACTCGCGGAAACCCCCGAGTTCAGGTGCATAAAGCCGCCGCCTTCTGCACCGCCACAGCCAGCAATGCTAATGACGTCATTGGTATATTCTGCCACGATCGACATCGGTTCTGTTGTCATATCGACCACGAACAGTCCGCCACCGCCGAGGGTGACATACCCATGCTGACTGTTGCTACTGGGAACAGCACAAATCACGACATTATTCGGTCGTCCCGGCCCTTGCTTCAGCGCACCGCTGGGCGTGTACAGCGTCTGGAAATTGGCATACTCCCCGCTCACTCGTCCGGCCGGCAACGTCGGATCGGCCTGTGCTTCTATAACCGTCAAATCTCGTCCGCCAACCAGATCGAGCGTGGCCGCTTTGTTAAAAGTGAAGGTGTCTGTTTCTTGATCGTAATCAATGCGTTCCAACAGCTTTGCACCGAGATTTGCAACAATCAACTTGGTGCCGTCGGCACTCCAAAAGGACATATGATTCGAGGGGAGAGAGCCTTCCGGTCCCGTGGTCCGAAAGAGGGCTTTGGCGAGCTTCACCGCCTCACTCTGGGTGCCTCGAATCGGTCCGCAGATCTTCTCCCCTTCCGCTGTCAGCGTACATTGGCCTTCCGCATCAATGATCCCGACCAGACCGACGCTTGGGCCAAAAAAATTCGCATTCATGAAGCGATGCGACGGATGGGCCAACATACCGTGCAAACGCGCGACATTCACTCCAAATGCCGAGAAAGCATTGGGAAAAACATCGGCCGCTTCGATAACAACCGGCCCGAACGAGGGATGATCTTCGTCATACGTTCCAGGCCGCGCCATCATGATGGTGCGACCTTCGTACACAAGAATGCGACTACCGAACGTTCCGATGGGATTCGCAACGCTGATATCGGCACTATTCGATTGGTCGGAGAGCCATACTTCCCAATCGAGTGCCAAGGCATGACTGGCACTCAACACACACAGAGCGATCATCCCGACAATGGTTTTCCGTTTCATAATGCCTATACTCCTTCCTGGTAAATAGTTAATTCCAAATCCGGCTCTTCATCATACGAACAACTTCTTTATTTACTTTATCGCTTTTCAGGGAGGCGCTGACCATATAGATGACCAGTGAGCGGGGATATGGTCGTTGCTGACGTCCACGCCATGCCAATCGAGAATCAGCTTGTGCCACTCTGGTTTCGCCAGAGCCAATCCGTACACGGTCACGTCCGGGTTGCGCTCCAGAATCGCAGTAGCGGCCAGAGACAGCGTCTTTCCCGTAGCCACAAAATCATCTACGATGAAGACCGTATCGGCATCCACAGAAGCGGAACGGTAGCCGGCATGCGCCACCAGCAAGGAACGAAATTCGGGATACAGGCCCCCTCTCCCCGTGGGCAGGTGGACTTCCTTCTGTAACAGTCCCGGCTCGTACCGGCATGCGCCAGCGCAGCGGCTCGCAAGCATCGCCAGCAATCCCTCTGTATCCGCGATTTTCTCTGAGGAGCGCAGAGCGGGAGCGAAAACCGTCCTGATAGGATCCAGCCCCAAGCCCTGAACAAGAATACCTGCAGCGTGCGCCATGAGCCTTGCTCCCCCTTCGGTTGAGGCATCGTCAGGATCGAATTTGAACTTCGTAAACCGGGTGCTCCACAGGTCTTCGGGTCGATCTTCGAAGCGGTATCCCAAAGTGAAAGCGGCCGACACACCGTCGCTGAACGTCAGCGTGTCGTATCGAAGCAGGTTGTGGAAAATGCTGGGAAAAACGGACACTACAGGTAGCCCTCCAGGCGCTGGTCGATG from Gemmatimonadota bacterium includes these protein-coding regions:
- a CDS encoding phosphoribosyltransferase, translating into MAHAAGILVQGLGLDPIRTVFAPALRSSEKIADTEGLLAMLASRCAGACRYEPGLLQKEVHLPTGRGGLYPEFRSLLVAHAGYRSASVDADTVFIVDDFVATGKTLSLAATAILERNPDVTVYGLALAKPEWHKLILDWHGVDVSNDHIPAHWSSIWSAPP
- a CDS encoding T9SS type A sorting domain-containing protein, translating into MKRKTIVGMIALCVLSASHALALDWEVWLSDQSNSADISVANPIGTFGSRILVYEGRTIMMARPGTYDEDHPSFGPVVIEAADVFPNAFSAFGVNVARLHGMLAHPSHRFMNANFFGPSVGLVGIIDAEGQCTLTAEGEKICGPIRGTQSEAVKLAKALFRTTGPEGSLPSNHMSFWSADGTKLIVANLGAKLLERIDYDQETDTFTFNKAATLDLVGGRDLTVIEAQADPTLPAGRVSGEYANFQTLYTPSGALKQGPGRPNNVVICAVPSSNSQHGYVTLGGGGLFVVDMTTEPMSIVAEYTNDVISIAGCGGAEGGGFMHLNSGVSASDSGADDSTFILYRLPLDYPDGAAPYTVPNEPPVIKFYEEKKMNITSEAELADRRDAHGMDISPTHPYLYQFDRIQNNAEVFDIGKIINDPNATLFEQAEAHAATIDLTGSGLCIGDPAPFVNQDGEGYEFNDDPAPDFLDISPDGRMILVAFRGPHPFSVKHASLGSCSGFGVVTLEGDGSTGTLTHVFRTFLSDATSTRNLSDIHAAAVRIKRPSATADAGPRPPHRTEVEATVLGDAVADLIVEFSRAIAGRQPHYAWRDTTGIDGRVVLTITSEDQVNGYYLARARTAGGEIVGQWHSIPLNDNRRQVLELPLGGGVRVVAVEGLAASKKVGGAAVPVTSSLEPNHPNPFNSSTVIPYGLAVPGPVRLVIYNTLGQPVRTLVNKFQAAGFYQVFWDARDERGVEVASGVYLTHLSYPGGVQTQRLLLLR